One part of the [Pantoea] beijingensis genome encodes these proteins:
- a CDS encoding response regulator transcription factor, whose amino-acid sequence MATLLLIDDHPLVQVALEAAILRSPIPLQLTAVSSEQQARDYLRENRVDLIILDISLPDSDGLELLRRIKHRDETQDVLIYSAQEERIYQRMAETAGAAGFIVKRQPMEQLLAAILAILGGKTAFSGADDRQDNARVIPLTAKELQILALLARGLSNLQIASQLHISNKTVSTHKKNIFDKTGATSVLDLAAIWKAQP is encoded by the coding sequence ATGGCCACTTTGTTGTTAATCGACGATCATCCTTTAGTACAGGTTGCGCTTGAAGCCGCCATTTTACGATCCCCCATTCCTCTTCAGCTTACCGCCGTGAGCAGCGAACAACAGGCTCGCGATTATTTGCGTGAAAACCGCGTCGATTTAATTATTCTGGATATTAGTTTGCCTGACAGCGACGGTCTGGAGCTGCTCCGGCGTATTAAGCACCGCGATGAGACACAGGACGTATTGATTTACTCCGCACAGGAAGAACGTATTTACCAGCGTATGGCTGAAACTGCGGGCGCAGCGGGTTTTATTGTGAAACGCCAGCCGATGGAGCAACTTCTGGCGGCAATTCTGGCTATTTTAGGAGGTAAGACGGCTTTTTCAGGCGCAGACGATCGGCAAGATAATGCACGCGTCATTCCCCTAACGGCAAAAGAATTGCAAATTCTGGCATTGCTGGCCCGTGGCCTGTCTAACTTACAAATCGCCAGCCAATTGCACATCAGCAATAAAACCGTCAGTACCCATAAAAAGAATATTTTTGATAAAACAGGCGCAACCTCCGTGTTGGACCTTGCCGCTATCTGGAAAGCGCAGCCGTGA